Proteins from a genomic interval of Papaver somniferum cultivar HN1 chromosome 4, ASM357369v1, whole genome shotgun sequence:
- the LOC113273399 gene encoding uncharacterized protein LOC113273399, with the protein MVQKRKSEGRRDSKRRGGHFESSADETGSGSRSFAEPKLFKKHKAVFSHVPLLIEEPSKMKCHSKQRSLRSESSKKSHKLTFKEVGEESCNRFNLSDALNENRKFMKSILQELKVGREKMLIGLREEIRKVGESDNEDDNGVAQNPVSFECDRQEFQDQNATKKTTLGSEEPRKMNLHFTFERAAGPDTESCEKRDEPSNENSFNLCDSLNENRKFMKSILEDLRVGGEKMLIRLKEDIPKVRVNDINEEEGVTAHEIPVEGKRNITCDEGAEKGRLAVADSLCDPSMDTCVHREGFSRDNKEEFEDYSDQTDDAKRTETGFHHLQVGPADRSIKRMCRS; encoded by the exons ATGGTTCAGAAACGGAAATCCGAAGGGCGGAGAGATTCCAAAAGGAGAGGCGGGCACTTTGAATCTTCGGCTGATGAAACAGGTAGTGGTTCGCGTTCTTTCGCAGAACCAAAATTGTTCAAGAAGCATAAAGCAGTTTTCAGTCATGTGCCGCTTTTAATTGAGGAACCAAGCAAAATGAAGTGTCACTCAAAACAAAGGAGTCTGAGAAGTGAATCGAGTAAGAAGAGCCACAAACTAACTTTCAAAGAGGTGGGAGAGGAGAGTTGCAACAGATTTAACCTTTCTGATGCTCTAAATGAAAATCGCAAGTTCATGAAGTCTATACTGCAGGAACTCAAAGTCGGTAGAGAGAAAATGTTAATAGGGCTAAGAGAGGAGATAAGAAAAGTTGGAGAAAgtgataatgaagatgacaatggtgtggCACAGAATCCAGTGAGCTTTGAATGTGATAGACAAGAATTTCAAGATCAGAATGCTACTAAGAAAACAACGTTGGGATCTGAAGAACCAAGAAAAATGAATCTTCACTTTACATTTGAAAGAGCGGCTGGACCGGATACTGAATCATGTGAGAAGAGAGACGAACCGTCGAATGAAAACAGTTTTAACCTTTGTGATTCTCTGAACGAGAACCGCAAGTTCATGAAGTCTATATTGGAGGACCTCAGAGTAGGTGGAGAGAAAATGCTGATAAGGCTAAAAGAAGATATACCAAAAGTGAGAGTGAACGATATTAACGAGGAGGAGGGTGTTACGGCGCATGAGATTCCAGTGGAAGGCAAGAGGAATATCACTTGTGATGAAGGTGCTGAAAAGGGGAGGCTTGCGGTTGCGGATTCACTTTGTGACCCATCCATGGATACATGTGTTCATCGTGAAGGCTTCTCAAGGGATAACAAGGAAGAGTTCGAAGATTATTCCGATCAGACAGATGATGCAAAAAGGACCGAAACGGGGTTTCACCATCTTCAAGTTGGCCCTG CAGACCGATCGATCAAGAGAATGTGTAGAAGCTAG
- the LOC113274461 gene encoding uncharacterized protein LOC113274461, whose translation MEEWMKLTIIFSSSEAPEGGYSHNDPLVVTMAIALPEHEDEEAKNKALPWEMPKILIDGGSSVEILFYEIFKQMGLKNECLIPSTYNIFGFNGSSTRPRGEITLKIRVGRILTVTTFCVVDVISPYTAIVGRSWIHGIKGVASSYHQRLRFPTPDGVAEIIGDSGVVKYCYKMEVQNGENNINSPKAQARRARDIDNSIESHDYMEINDAPRHLSNTPASCNTITSGQTTRPL comes from the coding sequence ATGGAGGAGTGGATGAAACTCACCATAATCTTTTCATCCTCGGAGGCACCAGAAGGAGGATACAGCCACAATGATCCTctagtggtcacgatggccatcGCACTCCCCGAACATGAGGACGAGGAAGCAAAAAACAAAGCACTACCATGGGAAATGCCCAAAATCCTAATTGATGGTGGCAGCTCTGTGGAGATATTGTTCTATGAAATATTCAAACAAATGGGCCTCAAAAACGAATGCCTCATACCCTCTACTTACAACATATTTGGCTTTAACGGGTCATCAACTCGTCCAAGAGGAGAGATAACATTAAAAATCCGGGTGGGAAGAATCCTTACCGTAACCACTTTCTGTGTGGTAGACGTGATATCACCCTACACAGCCATTGTGGGACGATCCTGGATCCATGGAATCAAGGGGGTGGCCTCCAGTTACCATCAAAGGCTAAGATTCCCAACACCTGACGGAGTAGCAGAAATCATTGGAGACTCTGGCGTGGTAAAATATTGCTACAAGATGGAGGTCCAAAACGGCGAGAATAACATAAACTCCCCAAAAGCACAGGCAAGGAGAGCTAGAGACAtcgataattcaattgaatccCATGACTACATGGAAATAAACGATGCACCAAGACACTTGTCTAACACTCCAGCCTCGTGCAACACCATAACCTCTGGACAGACTACACGACCCTTATAG